In the genome of Ensifer sp. WSM1721, the window TGACGCGACGGTTCTCCTGCTCCGCCTCCGGAGTGCGGATCTTCAGGAACCGCTCGCCATAGCCCTGGGTCACAAGGTTTTCCGCCGGGACGCCATAGACCTCGGTCAAGAGCACGGCGACCGACTCGGCACGCTCATCGGAGAGCACCAGATTCGAGCGGTCGGAGCCGACCGCATCCGTGTGGCCCTCGATGAAGAAGGTTTCACCCGGATCCTTCTCGAGGACCTTGTTCATCGCGTCCGCGACGTTGCGAAGCGTTTTGGCCTGCGACATCGACACCTCGGCACTGCCCGTAGCAAATTCGATTGTGTCGAGATCGATGCGGCGGACCTTGTCGCGCAGGCGCGCGGAGTGACGAACTTCGTCGATCGTGTAGACGCGCTCGACCGGCTCCACCGGCGGCTCGGACAGGAACTCGTAATAATCCCTGTCCGGTTCCTCGGCGACATCGACGATATACTCGTCGACCGGTATGGCAAGGCGCATCGGCGGCAGCTCGTAGCCGACGTCGACGATCGCCGGCCGGTCCTCTTCGTATTCCGGCGTATACATCATTACATATTCATTGCCGTCCCGGTCGACGCGCGTGCGCGTCAGGATGTCGCCGTAACGGTTGTAGACGGTGACGATCTGATAGCCCCCGGGGCGAACGATCGTTTCACGGACGCGACCGCCGGAAAGATTGTCGTAATAGCTCTCTTCCGCATTCTGCCGCAGACGCGGCCGGTCGTCGCCCCTGACGAAGATGCGATCGCCAACGCCGAGGATGACGCGATCATCGACCTCCTCGACGACCTCCAGTCGCGTCACATTGTTTTCCGTCGTGTTGTTGACGGTGGTGTTGTTGATCACCGTGTTGTTGATGACCGTGTTATTGACGATATTGGTCGTCTCCGGCACGGCAAAGGCCGGGGCTTCCTCGACCCGCTCGCCTTCCTCCTTCATCACGGCCTCGATCCGTTGCGACAGTTCCTCCTTGGTTTCAACCCGGATCGCCGCCTGCGCGGACGCATCGTCGGTGGGAGGAGCTACGCTTTCCTGCTTGGCGCGCAATTCTTCGCGCTGCTTGCGGCGAAGTTCCCGGGCCTGGTTGCCGCCGGAAATGTCGGCGTCCTTGTCGCTATCGAGCACGGCCGCGCCCTTTTCGACCGGAAGCACGACGGTATCGTCGGAAGCCGCCGGATCCTCGGCGATCTTCTGCTTCTCTTCTACGGTGCGCTCATCGACCACCTCGGGAGCAGGCTGACCCTGGGGCTGCTCGCCCTGAAGCTGCTCTGCCGTCGCAGGTTGTTCCGCGCCCGGAACCGGCTGCTGTTCGCCCTCGCCCGTCTGCTGGGCTGGTGCCTCCGTCGCGGGCTGCTCAGCGGTCGTCTCGCCTTCAGGCACGACAGGCGGTTGCTCGGCCGCCTTTTGCTCGTCGGTTTGTCGCCGCTCCTCAGCCTTTTGCTCGTCGGTTGGTCGCTGCTCTTCAGCCTGCTGCTGGCGTTTCTTGCGAGTGGGAGCCTGCTCTTCGGCCTGCTGCGGCGCGCCCTCCTCGGCGGCGGGCTGCTGCTCTTCGGCCTGCTGCTGGCGTTTCTTGCGTCTGGGAGTTTCCTGTTCTTCGGCCTGCTGCGGCGCAGCCTCCTCGGCGGCGGGCTGCTGTTCTTCGGCCTGCTGCTGGCGCTTCTTGCGTCTGGGCGTTTCCTGCTCTTCGGCCTGCTGCGGCGCGGCCTCCTCGGCAGCGGGCTGCTGTTCTTCGGCCTGCTGCTGGCGCTTCTTGCGTCTGGGCGTTTCCTGCTCTTCGGCCTGCTGCGGAGCGGCCTCCTCGGCAGCGGGCTGCTGCTCTTCGGCCTGCTGCTGGCGCTTCTTGCGTCTGGGAGTTTCCTGCTCTTCAGCCTGCTGCGGAGCGGCCTCCTCGGCAGCGGGTTGCTGCTCCTCGGCCTGCTGCTGACGCTTCTTGCGCCTCGGCGTTTCCTGCTCTTCGGCCTGCTGCGGAGCGGCCTCCTCGGCAGCGGGTTGCTGCTCCTCGGCCTGCTGCTGACGCTTCTTGCGCCTCGGCGTTTCCTGCTCTTCGGCCTGCGGCTGCTGCTCTTCTGCCTGGCCCTGAGATTCTTCCTCAGCCGCGCGCTGCTTTCGCTGCTGCAGCAGCAATTCCTCCTCCGAGAGCTGGCCTTCCTGCGCAACTTCGAACGGCCTCATCAAGCTCTCGGCGAGCACGGGCTGCACCGACAGCGAGGCCGAAAGCACGGGCAA includes:
- a CDS encoding OmpA family protein, whose product is MSIRSKLFATVALPVLSASLSVQPVLAESLMRPFEVAQEGQLSEEELLLQQRKQRAAEEESQGQAEEQQPQAEEQETPRRKKRQQQAEEQQPAAEEAAPQQAEEQETPRRKKRQQQAEEQQPAAEEAAPQQAEEQETPRRKKRQQQAEEQQPAAEEAAPQQAEEQETPRRKKRQQQAEEQQPAAEEAAPQQAEEQETPRRKKRQQQAEEQQPAAEEAAPQQAEEQETPRRKKRQQQAEEQQPAAEEGAPQQAEEQAPTRKKRQQQAEEQRPTDEQKAEERRQTDEQKAAEQPPVVPEGETTAEQPATEAPAQQTGEGEQQPVPGAEQPATAEQLQGEQPQGQPAPEVVDERTVEEKQKIAEDPAASDDTVVLPVEKGAAVLDSDKDADISGGNQARELRRKQREELRAKQESVAPPTDDASAQAAIRVETKEELSQRIEAVMKEEGERVEEAPAFAVPETTNIVNNTVINNTVINNTTVNNTTENNVTRLEVVEEVDDRVILGVGDRIFVRGDDRPRLRQNAEESYYDNLSGGRVRETIVRPGGYQIVTVYNRYGDILTRTRVDRDGNEYVMMYTPEYEEDRPAIVDVGYELPPMRLAIPVDEYIVDVAEEPDRDYYEFLSEPPVEPVERVYTIDEVRHSARLRDKVRRIDLDTIEFATGSAEVSMSQAKTLRNVADAMNKVLEKDPGETFFIEGHTDAVGSDRSNLVLSDERAESVAVLLTEVYGVPAENLVTQGYGERFLKIRTPEAEQENRRVTIRRVTPLVRPVAQR